The proteins below are encoded in one region of Macrococcus armenti:
- a CDS encoding YjiH family protein, with amino-acid sequence MLQYDKKTWKLGQLKFIIPSLLGIFLFLTPLNVEGQTSLPVAVLAKWLLSLLNGFTPTLIYIVIMLSVVLTFFCSFIQHPKTSYFRQLFKVNWIWFLIRFVGAVFATIVYFEMKVPFVDTENTGQLIYTGLLPTLIAVFFFAGLFLPFLMDYGLLEFLGPMFSKVMRPLFTLPGRSAVDNLASFIGDGTVGVMITSKQYEGNFFTRREATVIATSFSVVSITFAIVVCEQVGLMNHFFYFYGTVIVSCLIAAMIMPRIWPLSKIPDHYADGTTEVKDESIPDHHNVITYGFENATKTAIKAPGFKTFWYQGFKTVGDMWFAVLPVVMCIGTAATLIAEYTPFFQWIGMPFVPLLELLQIPDAVAASQTILIGFADMFLPSILITDSEYELTRFVIGALSISQLIYLSEVGGVILGSKIPVSLPKLFVIFLMRTIICLPIIVLMGHLLFSM; translated from the coding sequence ATCTTGCAATACGATAAAAAGACTTGGAAATTAGGTCAATTGAAATTTATCATACCGAGTTTATTAGGTATATTTTTATTTTTAACGCCACTTAATGTAGAAGGGCAGACAAGCTTACCAGTAGCAGTATTGGCGAAATGGTTATTGAGTTTGCTAAATGGCTTTACGCCGACATTAATTTATATTGTCATTATGTTATCTGTCGTGTTGACGTTTTTCTGCAGCTTTATTCAGCATCCGAAAACGAGTTACTTCAGACAATTGTTTAAAGTAAACTGGATATGGTTTTTAATTCGTTTCGTAGGTGCAGTATTTGCAACGATTGTATACTTCGAAATGAAAGTACCATTTGTTGATACTGAAAACACTGGCCAACTCATCTATACAGGATTATTACCGACGTTAATTGCCGTGTTTTTCTTCGCCGGATTATTCCTACCGTTTTTAATGGACTACGGTTTACTTGAATTTTTAGGGCCGATGTTTTCTAAAGTAATGCGCCCGTTATTTACGTTACCTGGCCGTTCAGCTGTAGATAACTTAGCTTCTTTTATTGGAGATGGAACTGTAGGTGTTATGATTACGTCAAAGCAGTACGAAGGAAATTTCTTCACACGTCGTGAAGCAACCGTAATTGCAACGAGTTTCTCTGTCGTATCGATTACATTTGCAATTGTTGTTTGTGAACAAGTTGGTTTAATGAACCACTTCTTCTATTTCTATGGGACGGTTATCGTATCGTGTTTAATTGCAGCGATGATTATGCCAAGAATCTGGCCGTTATCTAAAATTCCGGATCATTACGCAGATGGTACGACAGAAGTGAAGGATGAATCAATTCCGGATCATCATAATGTCATTACTTATGGATTTGAAAATGCTACGAAGACAGCGATTAAAGCACCAGGCTTTAAAACATTCTGGTATCAAGGCTTTAAAACAGTAGGAGATATGTGGTTTGCAGTATTGCCGGTTGTAATGTGTATCGGTACAGCGGCGACATTAATTGCTGAATATACGCCGTTTTTCCAGTGGATTGGTATGCCGTTTGTACCATTATTAGAGCTACTGCAAATTCCAGATGCAGTTGCTGCATCTCAGACAATATTAATTGGTTTTGCCGATATGTTTTTACCGTCAATCTTAATTACAGATTCTGAATATGAATTAACGCGTTTTGTTATTGGTGCATTAAGCATCTCTCAGTTAATTTATTTATCTGAAGTTGGTGGCGTTATATTAGGCTCTAAAATTCCGGTAAGTTTACCGAAATTATTTGTTATTTTCTTAATGAGAACAATCATCTGCTTACCGATTATCGTATTGATGGGACATTTACTATTTAGTATGTAA
- a CDS encoding DNA alkylation repair protein: MMLTIQDIKNAYEPLRNEANRKQMESYMKNQFQFLGIKKSETAPIMRKLFKEFGLPNDKDDVKQLVMNCFSEQEREYHYIGMIILNKSSELFHGEDLSFIKSIILTHTWWDSVDTIAPNILGDIVKRSPEVKLELCEWCLDDNFWLKRAALLHQLKFKQQMDLPLLEQMIDHLKEDKEFFIRKAIGWILREYSKTDAAYVINFVQQHTLSNLSSKEALKWLNNQESYKIN; this comes from the coding sequence ATGATGTTAACAATTCAAGATATTAAAAATGCATATGAGCCACTTAGAAATGAAGCTAACAGAAAACAGATGGAAAGCTATATGAAGAATCAATTTCAGTTTCTTGGCATTAAGAAATCAGAAACGGCACCGATTATGCGAAAACTATTCAAGGAATTTGGTTTGCCAAATGATAAAGATGACGTGAAGCAATTAGTAATGAATTGCTTTAGCGAACAAGAACGTGAATATCACTATATTGGTATGATTATATTAAATAAAAGCAGTGAATTATTCCACGGAGAGGACTTGTCATTCATTAAATCTATTATATTAACGCATACTTGGTGGGACTCTGTTGATACGATTGCACCGAATATTCTCGGGGATATTGTTAAACGTTCTCCGGAAGTGAAACTTGAGTTGTGTGAATGGTGCTTAGATGATAATTTTTGGTTGAAACGTGCAGCATTATTACACCAATTAAAATTTAAACAACAGATGGATCTTCCATTACTTGAACAAATGATTGATCATTTGAAAGAAGATAAGGAATTTTTCATTCGAAAAGCAATCGGATGGATATTACGAGAGTATTCAAAAACTGATGCGGCATACGTTATTAATTTTGTGCAGCAACATACATTATCCAATCTATCTTCAAAAGAAGCACTTAAATGGTTGAATAATCAAGAAAGCTACAAAATCAATTGA
- the rarD gene encoding EamA family transporter RarD produces the protein MDNSQKGVLYTASAYLLWGILPSYWRAVGSFNDYEILFHRIVWSFVFMIILLAFTKKLSPLIQETKALYTRKHEFIALIVASLVITVNWGIFIWAVNNHHVLQASLGYYINPLMSIALGFIFLKERFTKTETIAIALAALGVLYMTITIGTFPIVSIALALSFALYGLMKKVVNINAVYSIALETLITLPIACLGIALLTSQHKTYFGMNFESFLILFAGVATAIPLILFSAGAKRIPLSLIGLLQYISPTLILLQGLFMFGEPFTTTNAITFICIWSGLAIYSFSKWMGYKKRHNGKKIET, from the coding sequence ATGGATAATTCACAAAAAGGTGTCCTGTATACTGCATCTGCATACTTATTATGGGGAATTCTCCCTTCTTACTGGCGTGCTGTCGGTAGTTTCAATGATTATGAAATACTGTTTCACCGAATTGTCTGGTCATTTGTATTTATGATAATACTACTTGCTTTCACTAAAAAATTATCTCCACTCATTCAGGAAACGAAAGCTTTATATACAAGAAAACACGAATTTATCGCACTCATCGTCGCAAGCCTCGTCATTACCGTTAACTGGGGTATTTTTATATGGGCTGTCAATAATCATCATGTACTCCAGGCAAGTCTCGGTTATTATATTAATCCACTGATGAGCATTGCACTTGGTTTTATTTTTCTAAAGGAGCGCTTTACGAAAACTGAAACAATTGCAATTGCACTCGCTGCATTAGGTGTACTCTATATGACGATCACAATTGGCACATTTCCGATTGTATCAATTGCACTTGCACTGAGTTTTGCATTATACGGCTTAATGAAGAAAGTTGTCAATATTAATGCGGTATACAGTATCGCACTTGAAACATTGATTACATTACCGATTGCGTGCCTTGGTATCGCATTGTTAACATCGCAGCATAAAACATATTTCGGGATGAACTTCGAGAGTTTCCTAATACTATTTGCAGGTGTTGCTACAGCAATACCATTAATATTATTTAGCGCTGGCGCAAAGCGTATTCCGTTATCACTTATCGGACTTTTACAATATATATCTCCGACTTTAATATTACTGCAAGGTCTCTTTATGTTTGGCGAACCGTTTACAACTACAAATGCAATTACGTTTATTTGTATATGGAGCGGCCTTGCGATATACAGCTTTAGTAAGTGGATGGGATATAAGAAACGTCATAATGGAAAGAAGATTGAGACATAA
- a CDS encoding DUF402 domain-containing protein: MEKIKIKSHKYPHRPHIEVEGTLLKETDQYFLVLCDESATLKHFIRNTELPFQYKTLHFLSKYYGYSVFITLNDAYKPIKIFCNISSPCERNKDRDITYLDLDLDYVKTSHNEWVLRNNDMFLENSAKFNYPFQLANFALVSLQELKNNIADNKFPFNVTDFSEYIK; encoded by the coding sequence TTGGAAAAAATAAAAATTAAATCACACAAATATCCACATCGACCTCATATCGAGGTAGAAGGTACATTACTTAAAGAAACTGATCAATATTTTCTCGTATTGTGTGATGAATCTGCAACGCTTAAACACTTTATAAGAAATACAGAACTGCCTTTCCAATACAAGACACTGCATTTTCTTTCTAAGTATTACGGTTACTCTGTTTTCATTACGCTTAACGATGCATATAAGCCGATTAAAATATTTTGTAATATTTCATCACCTTGTGAGCGTAATAAAGATCGAGACATCACGTATCTGGACTTAGATTTAGATTACGTAAAGACAAGTCATAATGAATGGGTATTGCGTAACAATGATATGTTTTTAGAAAACAGCGCGAAATTTAACTATCCTTTCCAGCTTGCTAACTTTGCACTCGTATCATTACAGGAACTCAAAAACAATATTGCTGATAATAAATTCCCTTTTAATGTGACAGATTTCAGTGAATATATAAAGTAA
- a CDS encoding UTP--glucose-1-phosphate uridylyltransferase — MNKILRKYNHEQLLNQLDLLSQRERSNLEESLSIINFEDIAKLYKDVYVDRKIELPQNIKDIDTTIINDISEEEILKIKNIGLRGIEEGKFAAVLMAGGQGTRLEHNGPKGTFKFEGISLFEMQARQIKILSETLNVTIPWVIMTSNINHEETLQFFEENQYFSLNKENVHFFIQPNIVALSESGELLLNEGKQLMTTPNGNGGIFEALQTSGINQLLKQMGVTHIYLNNIDNVLVKVLDPILCGYAIESDAEVTTKTIRAKENESAGRVVEVGGKKQVIEYTELPEGKENIYRNANIGIHIFKLDFIMQHASSEIPYHLAVKQLAQLDETFTVVKKPTLKFEKFYFDIFKYADTFKTVQFDRLEEFSPLKNKEGTDSIATAYEALKRMHRL, encoded by the coding sequence ATGAATAAAATTTTAAGAAAATATAACCATGAACAATTATTAAATCAGTTAGATTTACTTTCACAAAGAGAAAGATCTAATTTAGAAGAAAGTTTATCAATCATTAATTTTGAAGATATCGCTAAATTATACAAGGATGTTTATGTTGATAGAAAGATAGAACTCCCGCAAAATATTAAAGATATTGATACTACAATTATCAATGATATTTCTGAGGAAGAGATATTAAAAATAAAAAATATCGGTCTTCGTGGAATTGAAGAAGGAAAATTTGCAGCTGTATTAATGGCAGGTGGACAAGGTACTCGACTGGAACACAACGGTCCTAAAGGTACTTTCAAATTTGAAGGTATAAGTTTATTTGAAATGCAGGCGCGACAAATAAAAATATTAAGCGAAACATTAAATGTTACAATTCCATGGGTAATTATGACAAGTAATATTAATCATGAAGAAACATTACAATTTTTCGAAGAAAATCAGTACTTTAGTTTAAATAAAGAAAATGTTCATTTCTTTATTCAACCTAATATCGTTGCGTTAAGTGAAAGTGGCGAATTGTTATTAAATGAAGGCAAACAATTAATGACAACTCCTAATGGTAATGGAGGTATCTTTGAAGCGCTTCAAACATCAGGAATCAACCAATTACTGAAGCAAATGGGTGTGACACATATTTATCTGAATAATATTGATAATGTCCTCGTGAAAGTGCTGGATCCTATTTTGTGCGGTTATGCAATTGAAAGTGATGCGGAAGTTACAACAAAGACAATACGCGCAAAAGAAAATGAAAGTGCTGGACGTGTAGTTGAAGTGGGTGGCAAGAAACAAGTTATTGAATATACTGAGCTTCCAGAAGGTAAAGAAAATATATATCGCAATGCAAATATAGGCATCCATATTTTTAAATTAGACTTTATCATGCAACATGCATCAAGTGAAATACCTTATCATTTAGCAGTGAAGCAATTAGCGCAGCTTGATGAAACATTTACGGTCGTTAAAAAACCGACATTAAAATTCGAAAAGTTCTATTTTGATATTTTTAAATATGCTGACACATTTAAAACAGTACAATTTGACCGACTTGAAGAATTTAGTCCGCTAAAAAATAAAGAAGGTACGGATAGCATTGCAACAGCTTATGAAGCATTAAAACGCATGCATCGCTTATAG
- a CDS encoding DNA-3-methyladenine glycosylase I has translation MRHTWADAHPLLSEYYDNEWQIESHDDTYLFEMLVLEGMQAGLSWLTILKRREGMRKALHYFNYEKIALYDESDFERLMHDDAMIKNLLKVRSIITNAKAFIEVRKTFGSFDKYIWNFTDNNPIVTYYEHESDIPTDNELSQKISKDLKKRGFKFVGPVIIYGYLGAIGIIQDKLK, from the coding sequence ATGAGACATACATGGGCAGACGCACATCCTTTATTAAGTGAGTATTACGATAATGAATGGCAAATTGAATCACATGACGACACATATTTATTTGAAATGCTTGTACTGGAAGGAATGCAGGCTGGTTTATCATGGCTTACAATTTTGAAGAGAAGAGAAGGAATGCGTAAAGCATTGCATTATTTTAATTATGAAAAAATTGCTTTATATGATGAAAGTGATTTTGAGCGCCTTATGCATGATGATGCAATGATTAAAAATCTTTTAAAAGTACGAAGTATTATCACAAACGCAAAAGCATTTATAGAAGTTAGAAAAACATTCGGCTCATTTGATAAATATATTTGGAACTTTACTGATAATAACCCCATCGTGACTTATTATGAGCACGAAAGTGATATACCTACTGATAATGAATTATCTCAGAAAATCAGTAAGGATTTGAAGAAAAGAGGTTTTAAATTTGTTGGACCTGTTATCATATATGGTTATCTAGGTGCAATAGGAATAATTCAGGATAAATTAAAGTAA
- a CDS encoding M23 family metallopeptidase: MAMRITKNDKEVNIKWRVADITIPNEDILSVKEDTNIYATADEASDDRIVRIGSTFGKTNRVLLDTKDKKYIIYTHNDKKIINELNK, encoded by the coding sequence ATGGCAATGAGAATTACTAAAAACGACAAAGAAGTAAACATTAAATGGCGTGTTGCTGATATCACGATTCCTAACGAAGATATCTTAAGCGTTAAAGAAGACACAAACATCTATGCAACAGCTGACGAAGCAAGCGACGACAGAATCGTTCGTATCGGTTCTACTTTCGGTAAAACAAACCGCGTGCTTTTAGACACGAAAGACAAAAAGTACATTATCTACACACATAACGACAAAAAAATTATTAACGAATTAAATAAATAA
- the chrA gene encoding chromate efflux transporter yields the protein MRNLLEIFLTALKLGVTSFGGPIAHLGYFRNEYVVRRKWLSEAVYQDIVSLCQILPGPASSQVGMAIGLLRGGVLGAIAAFLGFTLPSVIALIIIASLFVQMNIPLGFTKGLMLVAVAVVLHALIGMGKKALTNVITILIAIISLLFILFNSVTWAQICVIIVSGLVGIIAFKGHTTRSEQLYINISKRVSNIALLSLCILLIVLPVLSYTTQNSWVTFFNQLYQAGLLVFGGGHVVLPLLQSAFVPDITLEQFLAGYGVTQAMPGPLFTFSSYIGTVMFGVMGGIVGMVAIFLPAMLLVIGTLPYFAQIRSNPYIANALKAINAGVIGILGAAFMNPIVKHTIIQPVDALFAILLFVMLQYGKVAPWIVVVTGLVVGIIYYR from the coding sequence ATGAGAAATTTATTAGAGATTTTTTTAACTGCACTAAAATTAGGTGTTACAAGTTTCGGTGGCCCAATTGCACATTTAGGATACTTCAGAAATGAATACGTTGTGAGACGAAAGTGGTTGAGTGAAGCTGTATATCAGGATATTGTGAGCCTGTGCCAGATCCTTCCGGGACCAGCTTCAAGTCAGGTCGGTATGGCGATTGGATTACTGCGAGGAGGAGTATTAGGTGCAATTGCTGCATTTTTAGGATTTACGCTGCCTTCAGTCATTGCACTTATTATCATCGCATCATTATTTGTTCAAATGAATATCCCACTCGGTTTTACGAAAGGATTAATGCTCGTTGCTGTAGCTGTCGTGTTACATGCTTTAATCGGAATGGGAAAAAAAGCACTTACGAATGTGATAACAATTTTAATCGCAATTATAAGCTTACTCTTTATACTATTTAATTCCGTTACATGGGCGCAAATATGTGTCATTATAGTTTCGGGTTTAGTTGGCATTATTGCGTTCAAAGGACATACAACGCGTAGTGAGCAATTATACATTAATATATCAAAACGCGTAAGTAACATTGCATTGTTATCGTTATGCATCTTGTTGATTGTACTCCCTGTATTAAGTTATACAACACAGAACAGCTGGGTGACATTTTTTAATCAATTATATCAGGCAGGCTTACTTGTATTCGGAGGAGGACACGTTGTATTACCATTACTTCAGAGTGCATTTGTACCGGATATTACATTGGAACAGTTTTTAGCAGGATATGGTGTGACACAAGCGATGCCGGGTCCGCTCTTTACATTCAGTTCATATATTGGAACAGTGATGTTTGGTGTAATGGGAGGTATCGTCGGGATGGTGGCGATTTTCTTACCGGCGATGCTATTAGTCATTGGGACGTTACCTTACTTTGCTCAAATTAGAAGCAATCCATATATCGCAAATGCCCTTAAAGCAATTAATGCCGGCGTTATCGGTATACTTGGAGCAGCATTTATGAACCCGATAGTGAAGCACACAATTATCCAGCCTGTAGACGCATTATTTGCAATACTACTGTTTGTAATGCTTCAATATGGGAAAGTAGCACCATGGATTGTAGTTGTGACAGGTTTAGTTGTAGGGATTATATATTATAGATAG
- a CDS encoding metal-dependent hydrolase — translation MTGKTHIAFGVLIGTQYAIAQSQNISQFAAIIGTTALFSIIPDICHAGSKLGRKIWPISILIRLLFGHRTVTHSIFFVILTSVLLYVLQVEKIYIFSAIFGVLSHLFLDMLTPSGVTLFFPWQKKIRFPFKFKTGGIIDLSLATTFSIVTMYIVYNEIVHRTIFWIK, via the coding sequence GTGACAGGAAAAACACATATCGCATTTGGCGTACTAATTGGAACGCAATATGCAATTGCACAATCACAAAACATAAGTCAGTTTGCTGCAATAATTGGAACAACAGCTTTATTCAGCATTATTCCAGATATTTGTCATGCAGGTAGTAAACTTGGTAGAAAAATCTGGCCGATCAGCATACTTATTAGATTATTGTTCGGGCATAGAACAGTAACGCATTCAATATTTTTTGTCATATTAACAAGTGTATTATTATACGTTTTACAAGTGGAGAAGATATACATTTTTAGTGCGATATTTGGTGTGTTGAGTCATCTATTTTTGGATATGCTGACGCCATCAGGTGTGACTTTATTTTTTCCGTGGCAGAAAAAAATACGATTTCCATTTAAATTTAAAACAGGGGGCATAATAGATTTATCGCTTGCAACAACATTTAGTATTGTTACAATGTATATTGTTTACAATGAGATTGTGCATAGAACGATTTTTTGGATTAAATAA
- a CDS encoding MFS transporter codes for MSKIKLFTFILSVFVVGMVELVVAGILTLISDDLHISRALAGQLVTIYAFTVAISGPILVKVTERYNPKWVLLISLVIFIIGNIINAVGSVFWIIVIGRIIASAASSIIVVKLLALTVILSDPRERGKMLGLVYIGFSGANVFGVPIGTKLGEMFGWRATFWMIIIVSMIATIMLMFQLPNQIKTDEDEDKTSKLLYPKEAAKYIGITFFILASNYIVFTYISPMMLNEGYTLAQVSILLFVCGLGSIAGTSFGGRMADKMGSKKWLLIALTIYTVSIFLFKLALPVYIVLLIVMLIWNIFEWSTNPAIQIGIIKQVKGDSSNIMAWNMSALNAGIGFGALIGGVIINNFDVAITPYVSIFFAAICILLAYVIKR; via the coding sequence ATGTCTAAAATTAAATTATTTACATTTATATTAAGTGTGTTCGTTGTTGGAATGGTGGAACTTGTCGTTGCAGGTATACTGACGTTGATCAGTGATGATTTGCATATATCACGTGCACTTGCTGGCCAACTTGTAACCATTTATGCGTTCACCGTTGCAATTAGCGGACCGATCCTTGTGAAAGTTACAGAACGCTATAACCCGAAATGGGTACTGCTCATCAGCCTCGTCATTTTCATTATCGGAAATATCATTAATGCAGTCGGTAGTGTATTCTGGATTATCGTAATCGGACGCATTATCGCATCAGCCGCATCCAGCATTATCGTTGTAAAACTATTAGCGCTGACAGTAATATTAAGTGATCCAAGAGAACGCGGTAAGATGCTCGGGCTCGTTTATATCGGATTTAGCGGTGCGAATGTGTTTGGTGTACCGATTGGAACGAAGCTCGGCGAAATGTTCGGATGGCGTGCAACATTCTGGATGATTATTATTGTGAGTATGATTGCTACTATCATGCTGATGTTCCAGTTACCGAATCAGATTAAAACAGACGAAGATGAGGATAAAACATCTAAATTGCTCTATCCGAAAGAAGCTGCGAAGTATATCGGAATTACGTTCTTTATTCTCGCATCAAACTATATCGTATTTACGTATATCAGCCCAATGATGTTAAATGAAGGTTATACGTTAGCTCAAGTCTCGATCCTTCTTTTCGTTTGTGGACTCGGAAGTATTGCCGGAACAAGTTTCGGAGGCCGTATGGCAGATAAGATGGGCAGTAAAAAATGGCTGCTTATCGCACTTACAATTTATACAGTTTCAATTTTCTTATTCAAACTCGCATTACCTGTTTATATTGTTTTACTTATCGTCATGCTGATATGGAACATATTTGAGTGGAGTACGAACCCTGCAATTCAAATTGGTATTATTAAGCAGGTAAAAGGTGATTCAAGTAATATTATGGCCTGGAATATGAGTGCGTTAAATGCCGGCATTGGCTTCGGTGCACTTATCGGCGGTGTTATTATTAATAATTTCGACGTTGCAATTACACCTTATGTTTCAATCTTCTTTGCAGCGATATGTATATTACTTGCTTATGTTATAAAACGTTAA
- a CDS encoding HlyD family efflux transporter periplasmic adaptor subunit — MKKDWVLPLILGSIILIILSLSLFAYISKTNDEKNKLYLGDYIKENQLHVKGELSRDTIPYYQKGNKSQPVTLHVAEGDEIEVGKPLFSYESSDSVQAQKVLELEIDNKLIEKDQKEGQLLEREQRLQNNNNNETLNAEINWLENEIRKIDNDLDILNIKSDELTNKIDRQTIKAPIKGKVLQINQQQLAKHTLVNQNEPIMIIGSEKIKIKGQVNRDTALQMKKDQVMKFKLDDKETEGKIISVKQKIDGERIYFEYEASVDVDNPYYVGQKIKGIIKHNTVNNIWIPKSYVKEKKNKKKTEYYVQKVYGKDVNEEKVVVNGSTKDALLITKGLTTIDELKKYE; from the coding sequence ATGAAAAAAGACTGGGTATTACCTTTAATATTAGGTAGCATCATATTGATAATATTGTCCCTGTCGTTGTTTGCATACATTAGTAAAACTAATGATGAAAAGAATAAATTATATTTAGGTGACTATATTAAAGAAAATCAATTACATGTTAAAGGTGAATTATCTCGTGATACGATTCCGTATTATCAAAAAGGGAACAAGTCTCAACCAGTCACATTACATGTTGCAGAGGGAGATGAAATAGAGGTAGGAAAGCCTCTATTTTCTTATGAAAGTAGCGATAGTGTTCAAGCTCAAAAAGTTTTAGAGCTTGAAATTGATAATAAGTTAATCGAAAAAGACCAAAAAGAAGGTCAACTATTAGAACGAGAGCAAAGACTGCAAAACAATAATAATAATGAAACGCTGAACGCAGAAATTAACTGGTTAGAAAATGAAATAAGAAAAATTGATAATGATTTAGATATACTAAACATTAAAAGCGATGAATTGACGAATAAAATTGATCGCCAAACAATCAAGGCACCGATAAAAGGAAAGGTTCTTCAAATCAATCAGCAGCAATTAGCGAAACATACATTAGTTAATCAGAATGAGCCAATCATGATTATAGGGAGTGAAAAAATTAAAATAAAAGGACAAGTCAATCGCGATACTGCACTTCAAATGAAAAAAGATCAAGTAATGAAGTTTAAGCTTGATGATAAGGAGACAGAAGGAAAAATTATATCTGTTAAACAAAAGATTGATGGAGAGCGTATTTATTTTGAATATGAGGCAAGTGTCGATGTTGATAATCCTTATTATGTTGGACAAAAGATTAAAGGAATTATAAAGCATAATACTGTCAATAATATTTGGATACCAAAATCTTATGTCAAAGAGAAGAAGAATAAGAAAAAGACAGAATACTATGTTCAAAAAGTATATGGAAAAGATGTAAATGAAGAGAAAGTCGTTGTAAATGGATCTACTAAAGACGCATTACTCATCACTAAAGGTTTGACAACTATAGATGAACTGAAGAAGTATGAATAA
- a CDS encoding heme oxygenase — protein MYIVTNRIKMKKGFAEKMAPMFTKDGAIQQLKGFNKIETWSIQNLEDHDELYVNTWWDTLEDFEAWKTSDAFKQAHSRGGDKPQGESPMLGSELVIAKLETEI, from the coding sequence ATGTATATCGTTACAAACAGAATTAAGATGAAAAAAGGATTCGCAGAAAAAATGGCACCGATGTTTACGAAAGATGGCGCAATCCAGCAACTAAAAGGATTCAATAAAATTGAGACGTGGTCAATTCAAAACTTGGAAGATCATGATGAGTTATATGTCAACACATGGTGGGATACGCTAGAAGACTTTGAAGCCTGGAAAACAAGCGATGCATTTAAACAGGCACATTCACGCGGAGGAGATAAACCTCAAGGTGAGTCACCGATGTTAGGCTCTGAACTTGTCATCGCAAAACTTGAAACAGAAATTTAA
- a CDS encoding SDR family NAD(P)-dependent oxidoreductase, with amino-acid sequence MENLHNKVALITGGSRGIGLQIAKHLAAEGVHIAITGRNFNHLEDAVDELSAFDVDVTAIVCDSANKEDIQAAVAHTMETFERIDILVNNAGIMHNSSFLDTTEEDLMNMMAVNVFGPFHFMQEVLPHMIEQKSGDIVNMSSMSAVNAGPTSSAYSASKFALSGLSDGVMREMRQHNIRTFLIHPSAVLTDLIGEVTLDSETMTHPEDIAEVIISQLKINRRTFVRTNQIWATNPTKL; translated from the coding sequence ATGGAAAACTTACATAACAAAGTCGCACTCATTACAGGTGGGTCTAGAGGTATCGGTTTACAAATTGCAAAACATCTTGCAGCTGAAGGCGTACACATCGCAATTACTGGTCGTAATTTTAATCATTTAGAAGATGCTGTCGATGAATTATCTGCATTCGACGTTGATGTAACAGCTATCGTTTGCGATAGTGCAAACAAAGAAGACATCCAGGCAGCTGTTGCGCATACAATGGAAACGTTTGAGCGTATTGATATACTCGTTAACAATGCAGGTATAATGCATAACAGTTCGTTTTTAGATACAACAGAAGAAGACTTAATGAATATGATGGCAGTCAATGTATTCGGTCCGTTCCACTTTATGCAGGAAGTCTTGCCACATATGATTGAACAAAAGTCAGGTGATATCGTGAATATGAGCTCGATGTCTGCAGTAAATGCCGGGCCAACTTCAAGTGCATATTCCGCTAGTAAGTTTGCATTATCAGGATTATCTGATGGCGTAATGAGAGAAATGCGTCAGCATAATATTCGTACATTCCTGATTCACCCATCTGCTGTACTTACAGATTTAATCGGAGAAGTCACACTCGATTCTGAAACGATGACACATCCAGAAGATATCGCTGAAGTGATCATATCGCAACTTAAAATTAACCGTCGAACTTTCGTACGAACAAATCAAATTTGGGCGACAAACCCTACAAAACTTTAG